One window of uncultured Trichococcus sp. genomic DNA carries:
- the bioA gene encoding adenosylmethionine--8-amino-7-oxononanoate transaminase — protein MDLVEKDLKYIWHPCSQMKDYEELKPIIIDRGEGVYLYDKEGKAYLDIVSSWWCNLLGHCNPTINAALINQIGRLEHVIFANFSHEPAIALCEQLVEIIPAGLTKFNFSDNGSAAVECALKMSFQYQYQTGHKEKTKFMCLTEGYHGETLGALAVGSMDLYAKMYQPMLMDTNQIEAPDCYRCPFKQNRDSCNCECFIFAEKAFAKHGAETCAMIVEPLVQGSAGMRIYPPLYLKKLCALCDQYGVLLIADEIATGFGRTGKMFAFDHAGVSPDIMCVSKGLTGGYLPMAITITTDKIYAAFYAEYSEGKAFMHSHTYSGNPLGCSAALAVQKVLREERILEKAAIRAEHLTKKLNESLLDHPNVGEIRHIGLIHAIELVTDKQAKTGFDSELRIGYQIYKKALEKGLILRPLGNVLYFNPPLTITEAELDEAVTLCTEAIREILGS, from the coding sequence ATGGATCTGGTCGAAAAGGACCTGAAATACATCTGGCACCCTTGTTCCCAGATGAAGGACTACGAGGAACTGAAGCCGATCATCATCGACCGGGGCGAAGGCGTGTATCTCTATGACAAGGAAGGAAAAGCGTACCTTGACATCGTCAGCTCGTGGTGGTGCAACCTGCTGGGGCACTGCAATCCGACGATCAACGCAGCGCTCATCAACCAGATCGGGCGGCTGGAGCATGTGATTTTCGCGAATTTTTCTCATGAGCCGGCGATCGCCTTGTGCGAACAGCTGGTGGAAATAATCCCGGCTGGGCTCACGAAATTCAACTTTTCCGACAACGGATCTGCGGCCGTGGAATGCGCGCTGAAGATGAGCTTCCAGTACCAATACCAGACCGGCCACAAGGAGAAGACGAAGTTCATGTGCCTGACGGAGGGCTACCACGGCGAAACCTTGGGCGCGCTGGCGGTCGGCAGCATGGATCTGTACGCCAAAATGTACCAACCGATGCTGATGGACACAAACCAGATCGAGGCGCCGGATTGCTATCGGTGCCCGTTCAAGCAGAACCGGGACAGCTGCAATTGCGAGTGCTTCATTTTTGCGGAAAAAGCTTTTGCCAAACACGGTGCCGAAACTTGCGCCATGATCGTCGAGCCTTTGGTGCAGGGCAGCGCGGGCATGCGCATCTATCCGCCGCTCTACTTGAAGAAACTGTGCGCACTCTGCGATCAGTATGGTGTCCTGCTGATCGCAGACGAAATCGCGACCGGCTTCGGCCGGACTGGCAAGATGTTCGCCTTCGACCATGCCGGCGTCAGCCCCGACATCATGTGCGTCTCCAAAGGACTCACCGGCGGCTATCTGCCGATGGCGATCACGATCACGACTGACAAAATCTACGCTGCCTTCTATGCCGAATACAGCGAAGGCAAGGCCTTTATGCACAGCCACACCTACAGCGGCAATCCGCTTGGCTGCTCAGCGGCGTTGGCGGTCCAGAAAGTGCTGCGCGAAGAGCGGATCCTTGAAAAAGCCGCAATCCGCGCCGAACATCTGACCAAGAAGCTGAATGAATCGCTGCTGGACCACCCGAACGTGGGCGAAATCCGCCACATCGGCCTGATCCACGCCATCGAGCTGGTGACCGACAAGCAGGCGAAGACCGGTTTTGACTCAGAGCTGCGGATCGGCTATCAGATCTACAAAAAGGCTTTGGAGAAAGGTTTGATCCTGCGTCCGCTCGGCAATGTGCTCTATTTCAATCCGCCGTTGACGATTACCGAAGCCGAACTGGATGAAGCAGTCACCCTCTGCACCGAGGCCATCAGGGAAATCCTGGGCAGCTAG
- a CDS encoding carbonic anhydrase family protein codes for MNDAKGLKKVLAVLGAFALLGLSGCGQEQTAETDSSVQATTELTSDAVTEETTEAAAEEHLDYENQDEWTFESGEMQSPINIETGAAEAMVEDGSLTLDYAEEVIDVIDNGHSIEMEDGGQATIAGRNFELTQFHLHSPSEHILDGEYFPIELHFVHKAQDGRLAVIAVFFKEGTTNAAFQAILDDVKANEESTVASGLSLNVAELLPTNKSYYHYLGSLTTPPLTENVEWYVMANPVEVSTEQIAAFNEYYEGNNREVQPLGERSVLKYEE; via the coding sequence ATGAATGATGCAAAAGGATTAAAAAAAGTTTTGGCGGTTCTGGGGGCGTTTGCCTTGTTGGGACTGAGCGGCTGCGGCCAAGAACAGACGGCGGAAACGGACAGCAGCGTGCAAGCGACAACGGAACTGACTTCCGATGCAGTAACTGAAGAAACAACCGAAGCGGCTGCTGAAGAGCATTTGGATTATGAGAACCAGGATGAATGGACTTTCGAATCCGGCGAGATGCAATCCCCGATCAATATCGAAACGGGTGCAGCCGAAGCGATGGTCGAAGATGGCTCCCTGACTTTGGACTATGCGGAAGAAGTCATCGATGTGATCGACAACGGGCACAGCATCGAGATGGAAGACGGCGGCCAAGCGACGATTGCCGGTCGCAATTTCGAACTGACCCAATTCCATCTGCATTCTCCGAGCGAGCATATCCTCGATGGCGAATACTTCCCGATCGAACTGCATTTTGTCCACAAGGCACAGGACGGACGCTTGGCGGTCATCGCGGTTTTCTTTAAAGAAGGAACAACAAATGCTGCCTTCCAGGCGATTCTGGATGATGTGAAGGCAAACGAAGAATCAACCGTTGCCAGCGGGCTCAGCCTGAATGTTGCCGAATTGCTTCCAACGAACAAAAGCTACTACCATTACCTAGGATCTTTGACGACACCGCCGCTGACCGAAAATGTCGAGTGGTATGTGATGGCGAATCCTGTTGAGGTATCCACTGAACAGATTGCAGCCTTCAACGAATATTATGAAGGCAACAACCGGGAAGTCCAACCATTGGGCGAGCGTTCCGTTTTGAAATACGAAGAGTAG
- a CDS encoding AEC family transporter: MGEIAAKAASLILIIVIGYVIKRIGWVKAEDFPKFSKIVLRITLPCALITSFNTFDITYNLLFLTAIGIIANLVQQITGFLVNQRKGGKAQAFGIINIGSYNVGAFAMPYIAGLMGPQSIIFASLFDVGNSFGAAGIGYGWSRSVADENQKTTLGGFLKLMFLSPLFDTYLLLLLMRLFGLQLPDAVITFTSTVGGANTFMAMLMIGIGLELGLDAHRFKLAFKYLAIRYGFSLIFSILTVLFLPVSAVVKTILCMLFFSPIASMATGFTDEAGGDVETSAFMNSVSILIGIFAMPFVLAVMG, translated from the coding sequence ATGGGGGAAATAGCAGCAAAAGCCGCATCTTTGATATTGATCATCGTGATCGGCTACGTCATCAAACGGATCGGATGGGTCAAAGCAGAAGATTTTCCGAAATTTTCGAAAATCGTTTTGCGGATCACGCTGCCTTGCGCCCTGATCACCAGTTTCAACACGTTCGACATCACCTACAACTTGCTGTTTTTGACTGCAATCGGCATCATCGCCAACCTGGTCCAACAGATTACCGGGTTTCTCGTGAACCAGCGGAAAGGCGGCAAGGCACAGGCTTTCGGCATCATCAACATCGGCAGCTACAACGTAGGGGCCTTTGCGATGCCATACATCGCCGGATTGATGGGACCGCAGTCGATCATTTTCGCATCCCTTTTCGATGTCGGCAATTCCTTCGGGGCTGCCGGAATCGGTTATGGCTGGTCCCGTTCGGTGGCGGACGAGAATCAAAAAACGACCTTAGGCGGCTTCCTCAAGCTCATGTTCCTTTCGCCGCTGTTCGACACCTATCTGTTGCTGCTTTTGATGCGTCTGTTCGGGCTGCAATTGCCGGATGCGGTCATCACTTTCACATCCACGGTGGGCGGCGCCAACACGTTCATGGCGATGCTGATGATCGGGATCGGTTTGGAATTGGGCTTGGATGCACACCGCTTCAAGCTGGCCTTCAAATACTTGGCCATCCGCTACGGATTTTCGCTGATCTTTTCCATCCTGACCGTGCTCTTCCTGCCGGTTTCGGCGGTTGTGAAGACGATCCTCTGCATGCTGTTCTTTTCGCCGATCGCTTCCATGGCGACAGGCTTCACCGATGAAGCGGGCGGGGACGTCGAAACCTCCGCCTTCATGAATTCCGTCTCCATCCTGATCGGGATCTTCGCGATGCCGTTTGTGCTGGCGGTTATGGGATAA
- a CDS encoding PTS transporter subunit EIIC — protein MKNEQTIKDILDAVGGQDNVKNFEHCATRLRIILRDNSKVNKEKAENVNGSKGYFFNTGQHQFIFGTGKVNEVYDEFKQYTKMDESADTAFKEDVYSNMTPVQKVVRTLADILIPLIPALVTTGLLMGLRGLLLELGVEFSPLMLSMFQMLTDTAFAFLPVLIAYSATRKFGGNPIIGIVVGLMMVAPQLPNAWAVAGGDAEAFNVSFLGLNIPIVGYQGSIIPAIVAGYLVSRIEKELRKVVPQIIDLVVTPFVTLTVTIFLMLFILGPITHTLEIAVSDFIVMLVNAPFGIGYIIFGALQQLLVITGLHHSLSIIELQLLADTGENVLNPLITASMAGQLGAALSAALLMNVKLKRTNAISSSTSTLFGITEPLLFGVNLRSLRILVSGMLGGAVGGLLTYIFGLSATGMGITFIPGLLLYTSSFASMIQYLIVIAGAFVTAFIAVKVQSNKISEQINLD, from the coding sequence ATGAAAAATGAGCAAACCATCAAAGACATTCTTGACGCTGTGGGAGGCCAAGATAATGTTAAAAATTTTGAACACTGTGCTACCAGACTTCGAATTATCTTAAGAGATAACAGCAAGGTGAACAAGGAAAAGGCGGAAAATGTCAATGGAAGCAAAGGTTATTTCTTTAATACAGGACAACACCAGTTTATTTTCGGAACTGGAAAGGTAAATGAAGTCTATGATGAATTTAAGCAATATACGAAGATGGATGAATCAGCGGATACAGCGTTTAAAGAAGACGTTTACTCCAACATGACTCCCGTTCAGAAAGTCGTTCGAACCTTGGCGGATATTCTGATTCCTCTAATTCCTGCATTGGTCACAACAGGACTATTAATGGGTCTAAGAGGACTTCTTCTGGAGCTGGGTGTAGAATTTAGCCCACTTATGCTGAGCATGTTCCAGATGCTGACAGATACCGCATTTGCTTTCCTACCAGTACTTATTGCCTATAGTGCCACTCGTAAATTTGGTGGAAATCCCATCATCGGTATCGTAGTCGGTCTTATGATGGTAGCTCCCCAGTTGCCTAATGCTTGGGCTGTAGCCGGTGGAGACGCTGAAGCATTCAACGTTTCTTTCTTGGGACTGAATATTCCTATTGTAGGTTATCAAGGGTCCATCATCCCCGCTATCGTAGCAGGGTATCTGGTATCAAGAATTGAGAAAGAGCTACGGAAAGTTGTTCCTCAGATTATCGACCTGGTTGTAACGCCGTTTGTAACGTTAACAGTAACCATTTTTCTAATGCTCTTTATCTTAGGTCCTATCACTCATACATTAGAGATTGCAGTCAGTGACTTTATCGTTATGCTGGTTAATGCACCTTTTGGTATTGGATATATCATATTTGGCGCACTTCAACAACTATTGGTTATTACAGGACTTCATCATTCTTTGTCAATCATTGAGCTTCAGCTACTTGCCGATACAGGTGAAAATGTGCTAAACCCACTTATTACAGCCAGTATGGCCGGACAATTAGGGGCAGCGCTCAGTGCAGCTTTACTAATGAATGTTAAATTAAAGAGAACTAACGCTATTTCTTCTTCCACATCTACCTTATTTGGAATTACAGAACCTCTTCTCTTCGGTGTGAATCTGAGAAGTTTGAGAATACTGGTTTCCGGCATGTTGGGAGGAGCTGTGGGTGGTCTGCTTACGTATATCTTTGGCTTATCCGCTACAGGTATGGGAATCACCTTTATTCCTGGACTGTTGCTGTACACCAGTAGTTTCGCATCTATGATCCAGTACCTGATTGTCATTGCAGGGGCCTTTGTGACAGCGTTCATTGCTGTGAAAGTACAGTCGAATAAAATTTCAGAGCAGATCAATTTAGATTAA
- a CDS encoding OFA family MFS transporter: MKKETNRWVVLISSMGILLCTGIVYTFSVFAGPLAELRGWAIPYIMMAFAINSAVGPIPMIFGGYLTDRGWAKWIARIGVVLFGISFAFTGQATSIFQLYLIYGIFGGFAQNFAYSACLSNTIRFFPDKKGLASGLITGGMGGAAIIAAPIANTLIERYGVSQAFWRMGLAYALVGFCFSLFIRSTPKQIVPKTAATSEKAPKTLGTANKNWKEMLASPAFYLLILMFAMGAFSGLMIASNASLIGQSMFGLSASAAAAYVSLYSLSNTSGRVFWGAVSDRIGQIRAVIIIYSAIIFAFILLVSVSQVWAFAVGIVTLGLCFGGVMGVFPGLVMDNFGPANQGVNYGIVFIGFSSAAFVAPKVTASLAAANDGDFTKAFYVAIAVVLAGLTLSLAYAKRKIAVVGTAAETLQ, from the coding sequence ATGAAGAAAGAAACAAATCGTTGGGTGGTGCTGATAAGCTCGATGGGGATTTTGTTGTGTACCGGTATCGTCTATACGTTCAGCGTTTTTGCAGGCCCGTTGGCGGAATTGCGGGGATGGGCGATACCATACATCATGATGGCTTTCGCGATCAATTCCGCAGTGGGGCCGATTCCGATGATCTTCGGCGGCTATTTAACGGACCGCGGCTGGGCAAAATGGATTGCCCGCATCGGCGTTGTCCTTTTCGGAATCAGCTTCGCATTCACCGGTCAAGCGACGAGCATCTTCCAGTTGTACCTGATCTACGGCATCTTCGGCGGATTTGCGCAGAACTTTGCTTATTCCGCCTGCCTCAGCAATACGATCCGTTTTTTCCCGGATAAAAAAGGCTTGGCTTCCGGCCTGATCACGGGCGGCATGGGCGGAGCGGCAATCATCGCGGCTCCGATCGCGAACACCCTGATCGAGCGCTACGGCGTGAGCCAAGCTTTCTGGCGCATGGGCTTAGCGTATGCGCTGGTCGGATTCTGCTTCAGCCTGTTCATCCGGTCGACACCGAAACAAATTGTTCCGAAAACGGCTGCGACCTCCGAAAAAGCTCCGAAAACTCTCGGGACCGCAAACAAAAACTGGAAGGAAATGTTGGCGAGCCCGGCATTCTACCTGTTGATCCTGATGTTCGCGATGGGCGCCTTTTCAGGCCTGATGATTGCTTCGAACGCCTCATTGATCGGGCAGTCCATGTTCGGTTTGTCGGCATCGGCCGCAGCCGCATACGTCAGTCTCTATTCCTTGAGCAACACGTCCGGCCGGGTATTTTGGGGAGCGGTCTCCGATCGCATCGGCCAGATCCGCGCGGTCATAATCATTTACAGCGCCATCATTTTTGCATTCATCCTGCTTGTCAGCGTCAGCCAAGTGTGGGCCTTCGCTGTCGGCATCGTCACTTTGGGTCTTTGCTTCGGAGGCGTCATGGGCGTCTTCCCGGGACTGGTCATGGATAATTTCGGTCCGGCGAACCAGGGCGTCAACTACGGCATCGTCTTCATCGGCTTTTCGAGTGCCGCGTTCGTCGCTCCGAAAGTGACTGCATCATTGGCTGCAGCCAATGATGGAGACTTCACGAAAGCCTTCTATGTCGCGATCGCCGTCGTATTGGCCGGCCTGACTTTGAGCCTTGCCTATGCGAAAAGAAAAATAGCTGTTGTGGGAACGGCCGCAGAGACGCTCCAATAA
- a CDS encoding LCP family protein, translating to MRLNKRNNNGLKIFVSILAVLVIGILGYIYSIYANVKDTMDTAYTPVEVETFRTTNTGTVADSSEPADEESRADAGALTPSELLEAGEPVSILLLGVDTGDLGRTEQGRSDSMVVVTINPHTQKTTLLSIPRDTYTEIVGYGTSDKINHAYAFGGTAMSINTVQQMLDIPIDFYVMVNMAGIQEIVDAVGGITVESPLAFNQNGYDFVQGTNQLDGEAALAFARMRYEDPAGDTGRQGRQRLVIEGVIRKLATPETLLNYQTILQSLSANMQTSFQLSDFYTLQNKDYLGAVSHIEQQQLGGTGGMMNEIYYNFVDETEMARVQDLLQAELELE from the coding sequence ATGCGCTTAAATAAACGAAACAACAACGGTTTGAAAATATTCGTCAGTATCCTTGCCGTTCTGGTGATTGGTATCCTCGGGTATATCTACTCGATCTACGCAAATGTGAAAGACACAATGGACACAGCCTATACGCCTGTCGAAGTCGAGACCTTCCGGACAACGAATACTGGGACGGTAGCCGACTCTTCGGAGCCGGCCGATGAAGAAAGCCGAGCCGATGCTGGCGCATTGACGCCTTCGGAACTCCTGGAAGCGGGCGAACCAGTTTCCATCCTGTTGCTGGGAGTCGATACTGGCGACCTGGGACGCACGGAACAAGGCCGATCGGATTCGATGGTGGTCGTCACAATCAATCCGCACACCCAAAAGACAACGCTTTTGAGCATCCCGCGCGATACATACACTGAAATCGTCGGTTACGGAACCTCGGACAAAATCAACCATGCCTATGCATTCGGCGGTACCGCAATGTCAATCAATACCGTCCAGCAGATGCTGGACATCCCTATTGATTTCTACGTGATGGTCAACATGGCCGGCATCCAGGAAATCGTCGATGCGGTCGGCGGAATCACCGTCGAGAGCCCGCTCGCCTTCAACCAGAACGGTTACGATTTCGTCCAAGGCACGAATCAACTGGATGGCGAGGCAGCCTTGGCGTTCGCACGCATGCGCTATGAAGATCCGGCCGGCGATACCGGTCGCCAAGGCAGACAGCGCCTGGTCATCGAAGGCGTTATCCGCAAACTGGCGACACCGGAAACTTTGCTGAATTACCAGACCATTTTGCAGTCCCTGTCAGCCAACATGCAGACGAGCTTCCAACTGTCCGATTTCTACACGCTCCAAAACAAGGATTATCTCGGCGCGGTCAGCCATATCGAACAGCAGCAACTTGGCGGCACCGGCGGCATGATGAACGAAATCTACTACAACTTTGTGGACGAAACTGAAATGGCGCGCGTCCAGGACCTACTGCAAGCAGAACTCGAACTCGAATAA
- a CDS encoding right-handed parallel beta-helix repeat-containing protein produces the protein MNKRNNLWEKLLAVGLIGLFGYPMATLSGRLLAEDGSANRPVAAAHSSSSQTQATENQVSITFFPKKVDDVDDTERIQRAVDYCIKNGKDLFFPSGTTYTLRSVDMEAGLRLVGYGATFRLAERQPKFTRMFTTQNRVWKSDEDSDYLIFEGITFDGNCWEQGAFLNYEKEQQFAILFAGSTEKEGMLRGKVIACRFQNWCGDGVHVYTNAAVTVSNSTSYNCFRGGVVASGSPSSIRITDFTAEKSQFGKAIDIEIDTDPHDKTELTIERLTAYESVDLGTQEGSVVKMTDSTVSGGTTQIYGFKNKVTIERSTLGNVEVMNATDCTFSEVVFAVTPSATEDVKGVVVRVIDIFDELPKDDYQTTFNDCIFECADAGNLLETDKEVVALNGYYGKLILNDCAFRSGFTTGYFNFGVAESYLNDVYFDTETAISMQPLNWARIDKFVLDNVAYGANTVTPFRFLDYMITKPYATVTFKNIVLDSSQAGYAGADQIGTTKIVSDRLIYVSEDPTVADVPAFKGDTARLYTPVSGLPSEWVAVTSDPIAADWKVVE, from the coding sequence ATGAATAAGAGAAATAATCTGTGGGAGAAGTTGCTGGCCGTGGGATTGATTGGACTGTTCGGCTACCCTATGGCGACGTTGAGCGGACGCCTCCTTGCCGAGGACGGATCGGCCAATCGACCGGTAGCCGCGGCACATAGCAGCAGCTCCCAAACCCAAGCGACGGAAAATCAAGTCAGCATCACCTTTTTTCCCAAAAAAGTAGACGATGTGGATGACACCGAACGGATTCAGCGCGCGGTCGACTACTGCATCAAAAATGGGAAGGACCTGTTTTTCCCGAGCGGCACGACTTATACGTTGCGCTCGGTGGATATGGAAGCGGGGTTGCGGCTGGTCGGCTATGGCGCGACTTTCCGTTTGGCCGAGCGCCAACCGAAGTTCACGCGCATGTTCACGACCCAAAACCGGGTATGGAAGTCCGATGAAGATTCCGACTATCTGATTTTCGAGGGCATCACCTTCGATGGGAACTGCTGGGAACAGGGGGCTTTTCTGAATTACGAAAAGGAACAGCAATTCGCGATCCTTTTCGCCGGTTCGACCGAAAAAGAGGGGATGTTGCGCGGAAAAGTGATCGCCTGCCGCTTCCAGAATTGGTGCGGCGACGGCGTGCACGTCTACACGAATGCAGCGGTGACGGTGAGCAACAGCACATCATACAATTGCTTCCGCGGCGGCGTGGTCGCAAGCGGCAGCCCGTCTTCGATCCGGATCACCGATTTTACAGCGGAAAAGAGCCAATTCGGAAAAGCGATCGACATCGAAATCGATACTGACCCCCATGACAAAACGGAGCTGACAATCGAAAGGCTGACTGCCTACGAAAGTGTCGACCTCGGCACGCAGGAGGGATCCGTCGTGAAGATGACCGATTCAACAGTCAGCGGCGGTACGACCCAGATCTACGGTTTCAAAAACAAAGTCACAATCGAGCGCTCGACGCTCGGGAATGTGGAAGTGATGAACGCCACCGACTGCACGTTCAGCGAGGTTGTTTTCGCGGTGACCCCGAGTGCAACGGAAGATGTGAAGGGCGTCGTTGTGCGCGTCATCGATATTTTCGATGAACTGCCGAAGGATGATTACCAGACGACTTTCAATGACTGCATTTTCGAGTGTGCTGACGCGGGAAATCTGCTGGAGACGGACAAGGAAGTCGTCGCACTCAACGGCTATTACGGCAAACTGATACTTAACGACTGCGCGTTCCGCAGCGGTTTCACGACCGGCTACTTCAATTTCGGCGTGGCCGAGAGCTACCTGAACGATGTCTATTTCGACACGGAAACCGCGATTTCGATGCAGCCGCTCAATTGGGCCCGGATCGACAAGTTCGTCCTGGATAATGTGGCATACGGCGCCAACACGGTGACTCCGTTTCGTTTCCTGGATTATATGATCACAAAACCTTATGCGACTGTCACTTTCAAAAATATAGTGCTCGACAGTTCGCAAGCCGGATATGCCGGAGCCGACCAGATCGGCACGACAAAAATCGTCAGCGACCGGCTGATCTATGTCAGCGAGGATCCGACAGTGGCGGATGTTCCGGCTTTCAAAGGCGATACAGCCAGACTTTATACGCCGGTTTCGGGTTTGCCTTCGGAATGGGTCGCTGTCACCAGCGACCCGATCGCTGCCGATTGGAAAGTGGTTGAGTGA
- a CDS encoding cysteine synthase family protein, whose translation MTINKEMSEKFDGLAALIGHTPMLEISLLYKGEPRIVYAKAEYYNYSGSIKDRVACHILRQAYETGAIAEGTPVAEATSGNTGIAFAAIGAYLGNPVTIFMPDWMSKERINLIESFGATIRLVSKAEGGFTGSIALADRMGETEGAFLPHQFSNPENCAAHYATTGKEILAQLAALGKRPQGFVAGVGTGGTLMGVKEILQESYPDCLAFPLDPASSPTMATCGKVVGPHRIFGIGDEFVPAIVKLDQLDNILSIDDCDAINMSRKLARVLGLGVGISSGANFLGVLKAQDLLGNKDAVVATVFADDNKKYLSTDLMYEQTVAAGHLACDVELLGMRAIR comes from the coding sequence ATGACGATAAATAAAGAAATGTCCGAAAAATTTGATGGCTTGGCGGCTTTGATCGGCCACACCCCGATGCTGGAAATTTCCTTGCTCTACAAAGGCGAACCGCGGATCGTGTACGCGAAAGCGGAATACTACAATTACTCGGGCAGCATCAAGGACCGTGTTGCTTGCCATATCCTCCGCCAGGCCTACGAAACAGGCGCTATCGCTGAAGGCACGCCGGTTGCCGAGGCGACCAGCGGCAACACCGGCATCGCTTTTGCTGCGATTGGTGCCTACCTGGGCAATCCGGTCACGATTTTCATGCCTGACTGGATGAGCAAGGAGCGGATCAATCTGATCGAAAGTTTCGGCGCAACGATCCGGCTCGTTTCCAAGGCGGAAGGCGGCTTCACCGGTTCGATCGCCCTCGCCGACCGGATGGGCGAAACCGAAGGCGCCTTCCTGCCGCACCAATTCTCCAACCCTGAAAACTGCGCCGCCCACTACGCGACCACCGGGAAAGAAATTCTGGCTCAACTGGCAGCCTTGGGCAAAAGACCGCAAGGCTTCGTCGCCGGCGTCGGCACCGGCGGAACGCTGATGGGCGTCAAAGAGATTCTGCAGGAAAGCTACCCGGACTGCCTGGCCTTCCCGCTCGATCCGGCCTCCTCCCCAACGATGGCGACTTGCGGAAAAGTCGTCGGTCCGCACCGGATTTTCGGCATCGGCGACGAGTTTGTGCCCGCCATCGTCAAACTGGACCAACTGGACAACATCCTATCGATCGATGACTGCGATGCCATCAACATGTCACGCAAACTCGCGCGCGTCCTCGGCCTCGGCGTCGGCATCTCCTCGGGGGCCAACTTCCTGGGCGTCCTGAAGGCACAGGATCTGTTGGGGAATAAGGATGCCGTCGTCGCGACCGTCTTTGCCGACGACAACAAAAAATACCTGTCCACCGACCTGATGTACGAACAAACCGTTGCTGCGGGTCATTTGGCCTGCGACGTCGAGCTGCTCGGTATGCGCGCAATCCGGTAA